In Chaetodon trifascialis isolate fChaTrf1 chromosome 6, fChaTrf1.hap1, whole genome shotgun sequence, one DNA window encodes the following:
- the smn1 gene encoding survival motor neuron protein 1 yields MANGCEDVLFMRGAGQSDDSDIWDDTALIKAYDKAVASFKTALKGEDEPQPSRKSQPGKKRKNNKRNQSRKRTNAPPDKEWQVGDSCSAYWSEDGQLYAATISSIDEKRGTCIVLYTGYGNEEEQNLEDLLSEISEADEETNTKVNGAESSAEESERSATPNQHKHQPHSKPQKSKAHKGPPPMWAPGFPGFPPGPPPMHAFRPGGSRRSGGHGPVPPSWPPMMPFGPPMIPPPPPMSPDMVDDEALGSVLISWYMSGYHTGYYLGLKQGRKEAANWTKLHHK; encoded by the exons ATGGCGAATGGATGCGAAGACGTGTTGTTCATGCGCGGAGCTGGGCAG AGTGATGATTCAGATATATGGGATGACACAGCGTTGATAAAGGCCTATGACAAGGCAGTTGCATCATTCAAG ACTGCCCTGAAAGGCGAGGATGAGCCACAACCCTCCAGGAAAAGCCAGCCAGGAAAAAAACGCAAGAACAACAAACGGAACCAGAGCAGGAAAAGAACCAATGCACCACCAGATAAAGAG TGGCAGGTTGGGGACTCGTGCAGTGCTTACTGGTCCGAGGATGGCCAGCTCTATGCAGCCACCATCTCCTCCATAGACGAAAAGAGGGGCACTTGTATAGTTCTTTATACAGGTTATGGCAACGAGGAGGAGCAGAACCTTGAAGACTTGCTTTCAGAGATTTCTGAGGCTGATGAAGAAACAAATACCAAG GTAAATGGGGCAGAATCGTCAGCAGAGGAGAGTGAAAGGTCAGCCACACcaaaccaacacaaacaccagcCCCACAGTAAACCCCAGAAGTCCAAGGCCCACAAAGGACCTCCTCCCATGTGGGCTCCTGGTTTCCCCGGGTTTCCTCCAGGCCCACCTCCCATGCACGCTTTCAGACCG GGAGGAAGCAGACGATCTGGTGGTCATGGGCCCGTACCTCCTTCCTGGCCTCCCATGATGCCTTTTGGTCCACCG ATGATCCCTCCCCCTCCACCGATGAGCCCTGACATGGTGGATGACGAGGCCTTGGGCAGCGTGCTCATCTCCTGGTACATGAGTGGATATCACACAGGATACTACTTG GGGTTGAAACAAGGACGCAAAGAAGCTGCCAATTGGACGAAACTGcaccacaaatga
- the hspb11 gene encoding intraflagellar transport protein 25 homolog: MTGSSLSSLGAKVVVATSSDENHPPENITDGNTKTFWMSTGMFPQEFIIRFPEPTTISSVTVDSYNVKHLKIEKNTTQNASHFESVTEKEFEHTEGHLQSNAISLNGSSATHLRFIITSGYDHFVSVHRVSVQN, from the exons ATGACTGGTTCCTCTCTAAGTTCTTTGGGTGCAAAGGTTGTTGTCGCTACATCCAGCGACGAGAATCACCCACCAGAAAACATCACTGACGG AAACACCAAAACGTTTTGGATGTCCACCGGGATGTTTCCTCAAGAGTTCATCATCCGCTTTCCTGAACCCACGACGATTTCTTCTGTGACAGTGGACAGCTACAATG tcaAGCATCTAAAGATAGAAAAGAATACCACACAAAATGCTTCTCACTTTGAGTCTGTTACAGAGAAAG AATTTGAACATACAGAGGGACATCTTCAGTCAAATGCCATTTCG ctaaATGGAAGCAGTGCAACCCACCTTCGTTTTATCATCACCTCAGGATATGATCACTTTGTCTCAGTGCACAGAGTCAGTGTACAAAATTGA